The following coding sequences lie in one Gouania willdenowi chromosome 5, fGouWil2.1, whole genome shotgun sequence genomic window:
- the LOC114463464 gene encoding LOW QUALITY PROTEIN: nuclear receptor subfamily 1 group D member 2-like (The sequence of the model RefSeq protein was modified relative to this genomic sequence to represent the inferred CDS: deleted 1 base in 1 codon; substituted 1 base at 1 genomic stop codon): MENSPGGGVILYAGSSGSASPSPGSPSSGYQTQSPSSHSQPSSPEAGSYQEIGSLKQRGDRSGGATSPKRVFQFPDVSNAPSATYAHPTVAKRHCGFTGTFTKTGGMVLLCKVCGDIASGFHYGVHACEGCKGFFRRSIQQNINYKMCVKNENCHIMRMNRNRCQHCRFKKCLSVGMSRDAVRFGRIPKREKQRLLDEMQSYMNSLNESASVEMEASPPQIAPCSPSSQVNDGTGSFMQSYCSEEKPHKMAKSNSNLCTTSSRAFRTQRTQPSREAEQGGLTTNYSFPITSTAANNNNDSSSSMNVDNAKYSYSSGHGQCPVTGNMSSQSYAASHGFQANDSQNQNSCPWKLSRGSKVLACPLNSCPVAPASRSSQEVWESFSQCFTPAVKEVVEFAKSIPGFQTLSQHDQVMLLKSGTFQVLMVRFCSLFDAKERTVTFLNGQVYSLASLRALGMGSLLDAMFDFSEKLSSLAXEPDEMALFMAVVLVFADRSGIVEMGAVEQLQENLIKALRSLITSRRPDDSTLFPKLLLRLPDLRTLNNQHSDKLLAFRIDP; encoded by the exons ATGGAAAATAGCCCCGGTG GTGGTGTTATCCTGTACGCTGGCTCATCTGGAAGTGCCAGTCCAAGTCCTGGCAGCCCCTCCAGTGGATACCAAACCCAGTCCCCCTCCTCCCACTCACAGCCCTCCTCTCCTGAGGCGGGTTCCTATCAGGAGATTGGTTCCCTGAAGCAGAGAGGCGACCGGTCAGGGGGGGCGACATCCCCAAAAAGGGTCTTCCAGTTCCCCGATGTGAGCAATGCTCCATCAGCTACCTACGCACACCCCACAGTAGCTAAGAGGCATTGTGGCTTCACTGGCACATTCACCA AGACTGGAGGCATGGTGCTTCTGTGTAAGGTGTGCGGTGACATCGCATCCGGGTTTCATTACGGCGTGCACGCCTGCGAGGGCTGCAAG GGTTTCTTCAGACGCAGCATCCAGCAGAACATTAACTACAAGATGTGTGTGAAGAACGAGAATTGCCACATCATGCGCATGAATCGCAACCGGTGCCAGCACTGCCGGTTCAAGAAGTGCCTCTCAGTGGGCATGTCCAGAGATG CTGTTCGTTTTGGGCGTATTCCCAAGCGAGagaagcaaaggctactggatgAGATGCAGAGCTACATGAACAGTCTCAATGAGTCAGCCTCTGTAGAAATGGAGGCGTCCCCCCCTCAGATCGCCCCCTGCAGTCCGTCGTCCCAGGTGAATGATGGGACCGGCTCCTTCATGCAGTCGTACTGCAGCGAGGAGAAACCACACAAGATGGCCAAAAGCAACAGCAACCTCTGCACGACGTCATCTCGG GCCTTTCGCACGCAACGCACCCAGCCCAGCAGAGAGGCGGAGCAGGGTGGGTTGACAACCAACTACAGTTTCCCTATCACCAGCACCGccgccaacaacaacaacgacagCTCATCGAGCATGAATGTTGACAATGCAAAATACTCCTACTCCTCCGGTCACGGCCAGTGTCCTGTCACTGGGAACATGTCGTCCCAGTCCTACGCAGCCAGTCACGGTTTCCAAGCCAATGACTCCCAAAACCAAAACAGCTGCCCCTGGAAGCTGAGCAGGGGCTCCAAAGTACTG GCCTGCCCTCTCAATTCCTGCCCAGTGGCTCCAGCAAGTCGCTCCAGTCAGGAAGTGTGGGAGTCCTTCTCCCAGTGCTTCACCCCCGCTGTTAAGGAGGTGGTGGAGTTTGCAAAAAGCATCCCAGGCTTCCAGACTCTCAGCCAGCACGACCAGGTCATGCTGCTCAAATCCGGCACCTTCCAG GTTCTTATGGTGAGGTTCTGCTCGCTGTTCGATGCCAAGGAGAGGACGGTAACGTTCCTCAACGGACAGGTTTACTCTCTGGCGTCGCTCCGAGCTCTGGGCATGGGATCCCTGCTGGATGCCATGTTTGACTTCAGTGAGAAGCTCAGCTCGTTGGCCTGAGAGCCTGACGAAATGGCTCTCTTCATGGCGGTTGTGCTGGTGTTTGCTG ATCGCTCTGGCATTGTGGAAATGGGAGCTGTGGAGCAACTCCAAGAGAACCTCATAAAAGCTTTGCGTTCTCTGATCACCAGCCGTCGCCCTGACGACAGCACGCTCTTCCCAAAGCTGCTGCTACGTCTGCCTGACCTGCGCACTTTAAACAACCAGCACTCTGACAAACTTCTAGCTTTCCGCATAGACCCTTGA